From one Lolium rigidum isolate FL_2022 chromosome 4, APGP_CSIRO_Lrig_0.1, whole genome shotgun sequence genomic stretch:
- the LOC124647266 gene encoding uncharacterized protein At2g34160-like, protein MAANNFAGWAQIYDSLIIQPGNYSYPSQVKDLWIPGQKLWNEQLIDNLFQEQMAEIIKNITMSGNAAEAGGDAAQRTRAGTNGVGASSNRIQVSNTKKPLFFYVNLAKRYMQQHGEVELSALGMAIATVVTVTEILKNNGFAVETKIRTSTVEIKDEMRGRPIQKAKIEIVLAKSENFDELMATAAAEAAVGVLDGDEQN, encoded by the exons atggctgctaaTAATTTTGCAG GATGGGCTCAGATATATGATTCTTTGATCATCCAGCCTGGAAACTACTCCTATCCAAGCCAAGTTAAAGATCTTTGGATACCCGGACAAAAATTGTGGAATGAACAGCTAATTGACAATTTATTTCAGGAACAGATGGCGGAAATAATCAAGAACA TCACCATGTCCGGCAACGCGGCGGAGGCAGGCGGCGACGCCGCGCAGAGAACAAGGGCCGGCACCAACGGCGTCGGGGCTAGTAGCAACCGGATTCAGGTGTCCAACACCAAGAAACCGCTCTTCTTCTACGTCAACCTCGCCAAG AGGTACATGCAGCAGCACGGCGAGGTCGAGCTCTCCGCCCTCGGCATGG CCATAGCGACTGTTGTGACAGTAACAGAAATTCTGAAGAACAATGGTTTCGCCGTCGAAACAA AGATTAGGACATCTACTGTGGAAATCAAGGATGAGATGAGAGGGCGACCAATCCAGAAGGCTAAG ATTGAGATAGTGCTGGCCAAGAGCGAGAACTTCGACGAGTTGATGGCCACAGCTGCGGCAGAAGCAGCCGTAGGCGTGCTCGATggcgacgagcagaactaa